TAAGCAAACTCTGCTTATAATATCCGGCGCCAGTTCATTCCTGGCATTGGACAAGCAATGAGTACTGTTACAGTCACCATGGCTCTCGAGATggcgagagggagagggaggagctAAACGACCCTTCGATGAAGAAAGTGGCATAAGGGAGTGGCCTAAATTAACAATAAACAAGGGTTGGAGAGCACAACCCAAGGGTTAAGATCCCCTGGCAAGGCAGTGTAGGCAATAAACAAGCTCTTGACAGTGGACCCTTTGGGGATTTTGAGGAGCCATTAGCGACGCCAGGACAAGCTCCTCCTGAGCTCCTTCTCGTTCCCCCAAAAGGGTGCTTGATTTGCCTCcaactctgagagagagagagagagagagagagagagagaagccacAGAAGGTCATTGTTGCGTCTCCAGCTGCCATGAACCAGTGGAGAAGACCACCTGCAGAAGACTGCTATTGAGCCAACCCAGTGTGTACTTATCACTCGTTGTTTAGTCCTCGCTGATTGAGATTGTCGGCGGGTCTGATGATGACGTTGACTACTTTGGTGAGTGAATGGAGAGTCTCTATACCCATTCTGTAGTGCAGCAGAAGAGGGAGGAAGTCAAACAACAGTGCTATCTCTCTCTTTATTCTCCacgataaaattatatatatatatatatatataatttttttaaaaatattaagtaatAAGATTTTAAAAcctcttaaaaaaaatttatcgaatgaaattttaaattattaactctTGTTAATGAGTCTCATGCATATTTGAGAAATAATTAAATTGATTTACTATACTACCATTAGATCAATCTAATGTTCTTTAACGATGAGTTTGGTGCATTATCATCTATTAGTAGAATATCAAGTAGTGCTTGCTAGTGTTACTGTTATTATCGAAAACTCAactgtttatattttaataaaaaatattaaaaattttaaaccatTAGCATTTGTTGTGTTTTAGGGTTTGAGGTTTTAAGTATTTTCAGAGTCTTAATTAATTGatgatatttaaataaaaattaatagtattatactcatcaaactcttataaaaaaatattcactTCGAATGTGAAATTAAAGCGAAAAAAAATTCACTTCAATTCACTTAAACGATAACAAAACACTCAAATGGAGATAATAGAGTTGATAAAAAAAGATATGACAAAAACAAAAGGActatcgcggtgaggaagatAAGGATTGGCCGTTGAGCCTCTTAAAAATATGACTGCAGCGGCGtagctttgcttttctcaacgacgttggtcgctggtcaaagacaagggcgaagctttacttttctcaacgacgttggtcgctggccaaagacaagggcgaagctttgcttttctcaacgacgttaatCGCTGGCCAAAGACAGGAACGAAGCTTCGCTTttttcactgctctgataccacgatgaaaagaatagaagataagaacaattatcgaagaagttttattgacgaaatgaaaaatgcttcaatacattaatatGTTCCCGCTAATAAAAATATACCCAACCGTCAGCCACCTCAGCTGACAGCGACGACAGGAAGGCGACCCGACCGGACttgcatgcatgcatatatgaTTGCGGGCTGCGGTGAACTACAcgttaatatatgtatatatgctttTAATGCTGCGCCAACTGTGTAACAACACAGAGAAGATAAGCCACCATCAGCATGCATGCCAACAATGTCGAGAGCAGCAGCAACAGCGGAAGAAGAAGACTGCTGCAGCTCTTCATGAGGCCCAAACAAGACGCTACTTTTGTTTTGGAAGCTTACCGTATATATCAATCTGTAGCTACAGCTTTCCAGCCCTAAGAAAACGACGATCCATCTTTCTTATCTCAATCCCGCCATGTCTTCCCAGACTCCTACGAGTGCTTCTGCATGCTGGATTGACGCTGACAATGTAGTTTGTCTCGTTGGAATAGGATGAGATCACCAAGTTAGAGCATCGTGAAATGATATCATGGCTTTGGAATGCATACCGGTGTTCAATTTGAAAGAATCGAGACAGATCAATAGGTCACTGATGAGTTTACTGTCATTGATTTAAGCATTTGAGATCAATAGTTCAGATTCAACAATCAATAGATCAATTATCCCGTTAGATCGATCTATTATAATATGATATCCGGCATGATGTCGATAGATGTGCGATATGAGCCTAAATACGATAGAATTACTTAAAAAAAATCTCACATGCTATATGTAAAAGGAAGAAAGGAGTTGCATTAATAAAATTCCAAACATATCGGTCCACGAAAAGCCCATAAGAGTTTTTGTTTAACATATGTCTATATGCTATTCATACGTTGGATTGTCACGAATAAAGgcacgcgcgcgcacacacacatacacacacacacatatatatatatatatatatatatatatatatatatattaattacatAAAACTAaccattatatttaaaaaaaacatAAGCATATAAGTTTATCTTTAAGTTAACAAACATTAGAGTTACTTACGTGATATATTGactcaaaataaattatttatataatgatatatatattttaagttaaaaaaaattaaggtcCATTTTGCGATGAAGGTCGTAATAGTGGACGAAGGCAAAGAGACAGAGATATGAGAGGTCGAAGGCAAAGGTGAAGGAGAGCTAGATGACCGCATCATACGCATGGTGAGTGAGGGTGTAGGGGACGATGAAGTGAGAGACAGAGACAAAGATGCTCAATATGAAGAAGATAGATTATGAGACCATTGCATGCCTAATGTCGGACTAATTGACTCATATCTACATGAGGTAGGACCGAAAGCTCGTGAATACATTGTCAACACAAGATAGACTACATGTGTATAGTGCCCTACTAATCAATAGTGGCTTGGTGCTCCTTCTACCATTAATGGTagtctcaatttttttaaaaaacttaaattGTATGTAtctttatattaatagtttattgtgtGTCAACATGTTACGTGAGCATACTCTAACTTCTATTAACTCAAATTTGACATGAATGACCTATATGAtgtgtttttgaaaatatataggttattttagacacgaataaACCATAATAGCTTAAGTAGTCCACGACCAAAATCATAGAAGCTAAAATgaactttaatatttttttaaaatttatattaatgatttattgtgagttaACATGTCACGTCGCATAAGTATATTCTAACGTTTATTAAATAAGACTTAAAGAGGAGGACTTATTTTAGACATAAGTAAATCACAAGAACTTACGTGGTTTATGACAAAAACCATAGAgactaaaatataatttaatcatattttttaagaaaaaataaaaataataaaagtattgTTCTCACGTTCAAGGAATGGAGACTATATAAGGGTGACAGACAAATTTAGCTTATTGCAAGTGACCATTCCTTCTCCAAATTCATCATACAATAATAACAATACAAGATTAAAATTCAATTCATCATTTTGAATGCATGACTGTTGGGCTGACAAACAAATTCACACACCAAATCTGCAAATCCAGAGTTTGGCTTCTAAGCCAAAGGACATAGACAAGAACAGAGAACACAAACAGAGCATTATAATAAGTTATCAGAGAAAAATGAATTCAGATACcccaaacaacaacaacaacaacaatgcaGAATAAAAACATCAAGCAAGCCACTTGAACATTTACACAAAATAGCCAAGTCCGGATCACAGTTCATAGATATCTGAAAAGCCCAGAGCAGAATTGATTTTACAGCCTCGAAACCCTGCGGTTTATGTTTCAGAGACAGTGAAACATATAAATCCCACAAGGTCTAAATCACAGAGATCGGACTTCCATCCTATTTCCTGCTAAACAAGCTCCGCAATCTGCCTCGTTCCAATCGCTCCAGCAACTTCTTTGCGCCTGGAACATCCATATCAGTCAGCTTCTTGAGATAGCCGATTGCACCGTAGGAAATCATCATCTTCCTACACTTCTTGCTGGATGACAGACTCAGCAGGCATGATACTGCGTACTTCTTTGCTGTGTTCTGAGGGCTGGGATCCAGCGACTGAACCAGATTTGGCACGCTCTTCTCATCCTTCTTGACCTCCCTACCATTGTGCTGATAGGTCATCAAGCTAGCGATTGCTTGTGCAGCGACCTCCCTCGCGCCATTGCTCTTGGCCTCGAGCATCTTCACCAGCAAGGGAATGAAACCAAACTCTCCAACAATTCTCTTGGTCTCTGCCGTGCTGGAGAACTTGCAAATGGAAGCTGCGGCGGCCTGCTGCGCCCCCAAAGATCCATCTTTCAACACATGAACGAGGCAAGGAAGCAAGCCGAGAGAGATCAAGGTATCCGTGGATACAGAACCAACCAGGTTCTTTAATGCTCCAACTGCTGATTCTTGTGGCAAGGGTCCTTCGAGGTACGCCAGAAGGCTCCGAATCCCTCCCTCGGACACCACCGACCTCCTCAGACTCTCGTTGCTGCATGTCAAGTGCTGCAGACACTCAGCTGCATACTCCTTCGATCCCAACACAATCCCGCAATCAAGCAGATTGATCATGATGCCAATGATTCCTTCGTCTACGAGACTCTGCCTTACCTCCGGCACTGCAGAAACGTTCTTCAGCGCACCCGCAGCTGCCGTCTGAGAGATTGAATCGCCCACCTGACAGACTTCGATCAGCGGGCGAATTCCACCGTGGCCGGCGATCGAACGGGCGGTGTCAGCAGACATGGACAGCCTTTGTAGGGAGATCACCGCCTTTTCTCGGGCCACTAAGCTGCCGGAGTCCAAAATTCGGATCAGCGGCGGCAACACCCCTTCCGAGACCAACAGTTTCTCGCAGTTCCCTGACTCGGCGAGCAAGCAAACCGCGGTGGCCGCCTTCTCCCTGACCTTGAGAGAGGTGGCCGTCATCAGATGTACGAGGGCGGACACGCTGCTCCGGCCTAAGACCGCCATCACGCTCTTCTCATCCTCCCTCATCGCCCTCAACAGCCCGTCCAGTGCCCGGTGCTTCGCCTCGGCGTGCCCGATCTGGAGGCGAGCGAGCAGCTCACGGAGATTCCAGCTGGCGAACTCCGTCTCGGCAGGCCCCGCGCCGGTGGCGGAGGGGGGAGGGAGCGCCGCATCGCCAAGGACACCGATCTTGACGAGAAGGCCGCAGTCCCGGAGACTTAGGTCGAGCTTTCCGGAGAGGGCATCGAGGTCGCTCTGCATCTGGAGCTTCCCAACGGAGGCGCCGTCGTCGCTGCGGCATCGGTCGGCCAATTCGACGGCCTCGGAGAGGGTAGCGGCGACAGACTGGACCAGCTCGCGGCAGAGGGGGTGCCGAGCGAAGCAGGGGTGGCTGGAAAGGTCGGAGAGGCAGGGCGGCACGCGCTCGAGCTTGGAGGCGATGGACTTCCACCGCCCGGGGAAGCCCTTGGCGGACCTGGCCTTGTCCAGGGCGACGGGGACGAGGAGACGAGCGCGGGAGAGCCAATGCTCTGCCGATCCAGCGACCTCACAGTCGTCCACGGCGGCGGCGATGGGCTCCGTCTCTTCCACCATGGCTCGCTGCTGCAGTTGATCCCACCGATCTGTGCGAAAAAGAGAACGGAGACCGTCTCATCAAAAGAAGTAGAAGAGAAGGAACATGATGAGGAGATGAAACGAGTCACGCGGCCGAGTCGACCCACGCGGCTGCATCAACGAGCCGGCGGTCGCGCGTTCACTTCACGTAAACATCGCCGTAGGAATTGAGGTATAACAAGCCGCACGTGCGCCGGGGAGGATGCCGCCGTGACGTTGTTCTTTGCTTTAAGGAACAGATAGGGGGTAACACGGTCATTTCGTGTTGTCCGCGGGCGCCTTGCGGCGTAGCTTTCAAACAAAGATGCTTTCGCTCGAAGCCGACGGGAGGTCAGCGAAATGACACAAATGCCCCCCACAGCAGCGCGTTGATCGCCCCAATAGTTTCACGAAATCAAGGGTAATTCCGGTACTTAACCCACTTCGGCCCCAAATTAACCCGAGTCCTGACGCTTAACGAAGACGAAGAGTCGAAACGAATGTTACCTCGATGAGGAAGCTAAAAAGAAGAGGCTTTGGCGGCGCCGACGGGAAGGTCCGAGCCCTCCTTCTTGCTCCTCGAGAAAGCGAACCAGAGAAGGGCGAAGAGGAAGAGAGCAGCGAGGAGTAAGGAAAACGACCGCCTTTCCTTCTCTTGAAgcagaaagaggaggagaagagtgaCTTCGCCGCTCCGGTGGAAGAACGGGACAGGGGAAGGGGGAAGGCAGGCTCCAATTTCGGAGCTGCGATTTATGGGCCTACGTTGCGGAGGGGCCCGCCCATCTGACGGCTGGTACGGGGGGGTTGATCGGCCATCTGACCGTTACGTGCTTCAAATTTGAAACTTGAACGAGACGGGCCTAGTTGGGCCGGAGGCCCAAATCTTGGTGGGCAATAAAAATATCAGACGCTTTAGGGCGTCATATAGACGTATAGACAAAGATCACAGATGTAATGATTGGCATCTATTATTAATTGGCAATTGGCATCACTAATAGATGTCTAAACTCGGGAAAAAGCCAACGGAGAAGGATAAGCATGCcgagaaaaagagagaaaggggATGGATGACGTTTTCACACGGAGAAAGACGACTCCATTGATGAAGACGTACCTGCCAAGGAAGAATCTTAGCTTGGGATGCCAAAACATAGAATATATAACATGGCCTAATATTCAAATTTAGAGGGATATATGTGTAAGGATGGATATATATGCTTATGTAAATTGTATTTACTTACAAATATAAACACTACAATCATGCCTATCTTAACATCTCAATTATCCTTCCAATGCAAGTGATCCAATCACAGAATTACAAATTGACACGTGTAAAATGCCGTGtgtatttgatttctcagaagaCTAATTATGTTTTGGGTGTTTTGACTGGTCACAGCCGGTAAGCTGTGGCCGCCGTGGCAGTTGCAGCCGGTCGGACCGCCTCTTCGGGTGGATCCTGTCTTCTCCAGTAACACTCAGCAAGCGGGAACCACCCGATCGCCGAATCTTGACCGTCGATTAAGGAAGGATCGTACTCGCAGTCCGTGGGGACCACTTCTTGGTTCGGGCAAAGAACTGGAGATGTCCAGTAAGTGTTGGGTCTCCTGACCTACTGCCCCTATATATGCGATCTCGACGGGCGGCGGCGCCGCgagaaaagggggggggggggggggagggggtgagatTAGGGCGAGAAACAGCGTCGTCGATTAATCTGCTTCCGTGATCCTCTTCCTGGTCATTTCCGGACCGATACCGGAGGTAAGGACGGGTCAATCTATTGGATCTCGATCGGTCCCTTTTGAGGTTTTATTTTTTACTGTTCTTGTTCGATCACTGAAGCTTCGATTTTATcggcctttctttttttttgtgtgttccGTTTTCATGTGATCGGAGACGAGGTTGTTGTTGTTTCAGTGCGATCGGTATCCATACGGAAGAGGTTTTTACTTCCGGTGCCAGAAAAATGCTTCCTTAGATTCGAACTTCTCTTTAAGGTTTGAAAATGCTTTGTCGTCGGGTTTTAAGGTGATTAGGGTTCGATCTTTCTTTGCTGATCGGTCCAATTTTCCCCTTTTTTCCTTGTTCGGTCGTATCTTTTTCTatcagtctcacttggtttcaaccGCTGTTGGCAGGAAAAGATCCTCCTGTGTTGTATTTGCTGTGATTGGTCCTGTGGTTCTTCCTCCGGGAGATCTCCCAAGCGAGAGTCTTGGCATCAGATAGCTTCCTGGATTCCAGCCGTCAGTTGGGGCCCACCCCCCGGGTGGCCCCATCAAGGATCGCCGGAGGTGGGGGGCAGTCGCAGTCTTCCTCCGCCTCTGGGATCTTCTTTCAAGGTGATGGCCAGAGTCAAACCGCGGTGAACTCTATGACAGGGAATGGGCGCTCCGGACTCGGGCCTGTGTCTGGTGACATGAACCCTGGTGTTCTTAACAGCACCGGAAACTCCTCTGGACCAAGCGTTGGAGCGAGCTCCCTCATCACTGACGCCAACTCTGCTCTCTCTGGTCCGCAGTTGCGGCGCAGCACCAGCATCAACAACGAATCCTatatgcacctcccagcctcgcccaTGTCATTCTCGTCGAACAACATCTCAGGTTCTTCAATGATGGATGGCTCCGTCATGCAGCAAAGCCTTCATCAAGAGCAGGCGTGCAACAAGCAAGGGGCGTCGAGTGCCACATCTGAGGCGATGGCGCAGGAGCCTCTCAATTCAACTAATACTTCAAAGAAAGCCAGGCTTGATTTGAAGAAGGACGGTATCATGCAGCAGCAGGTGATCCAACAACTGCTGCTGAGACCCGAGCCGGTGCTGCAGGGGCATCAGAATCCTCAACTGCAGGCCATATTACAACAGCAGAGATTCGCACAACTTC
The window above is part of the Musa acuminata AAA Group cultivar baxijiao chromosome BXJ1-1, Cavendish_Baxijiao_AAA, whole genome shotgun sequence genome. Proteins encoded here:
- the LOC103984289 gene encoding ARMADILLO BTB ARABIDOPSIS PROTEIN 1-like isoform X2, with product MVEETEPIAAAVDDCEVAGSAEHWLSRARLLVPVALDKARSAKGFPGRWKSIASKLERVPPCLSDLSSHPCFARHPLCRELVQSVAATLSEAVELADRCRSDDGASVGKLQMQSDLDALSGKLDLSLRDCGLLVKIGVLGDAALPPPSATGAGPAETEFASWNLRELLARLQIGHAEAKHRALDGLLRAMREDEKSVMAVLGRSSVSALVHLMTATSLKVREKAATAVCLLAESGNCEKLLVSEGVLPPLIRILDSGSLVAREKAVISLQRLSMSADTARSIAGHGGIRPLIEVCQVGDSISQTAAAGALKNVSAVPEVRQSLVDEGIIGIMINLLDCGIVLGSKEYAAECLQHLTCSNESLRRSVVSEGGIRSLLAYLEGPLPQESAVGALKNLVGSVSTDTLISLGLLPCLVHVLKDGSLGAQQAAAASICKFSSTAETKRIVGEFGFIPLLVKMLEAKSNGAREVAAQAIASLMTYQHNGREVKKDEKSVPNLVQSLDPSPQNTAKKYAVSCLLSLSSSKKCRKMMISYGAIGYLKKLTDMDVPGAKKLLERLERGRLRSLFSRK
- the LOC103984289 gene encoding ARMADILLO BTB ARABIDOPSIS PROTEIN 1-like isoform X1, whose amino-acid sequence is MQPHRWDQLQQRAMVEETEPIAAAVDDCEVAGSAEHWLSRARLLVPVALDKARSAKGFPGRWKSIASKLERVPPCLSDLSSHPCFARHPLCRELVQSVAATLSEAVELADRCRSDDGASVGKLQMQSDLDALSGKLDLSLRDCGLLVKIGVLGDAALPPPSATGAGPAETEFASWNLRELLARLQIGHAEAKHRALDGLLRAMREDEKSVMAVLGRSSVSALVHLMTATSLKVREKAATAVCLLAESGNCEKLLVSEGVLPPLIRILDSGSLVAREKAVISLQRLSMSADTARSIAGHGGIRPLIEVCQVGDSISQTAAAGALKNVSAVPEVRQSLVDEGIIGIMINLLDCGIVLGSKEYAAECLQHLTCSNESLRRSVVSEGGIRSLLAYLEGPLPQESAVGALKNLVGSVSTDTLISLGLLPCLVHVLKDGSLGAQQAAAASICKFSSTAETKRIVGEFGFIPLLVKMLEAKSNGAREVAAQAIASLMTYQHNGREVKKDEKSVPNLVQSLDPSPQNTAKKYAVSCLLSLSSSKKCRKMMISYGAIGYLKKLTDMDVPGAKKLLERLERGRLRSLFSRK